The following proteins are encoded in a genomic region of Fibrobacter succinogenes:
- a CDS encoding iron-containing alcohol dehydrogenase, which produces MDNFNFYSPTEFVFGKDRENECGELVKKYGGTKVLIHYGSGSAVRSGLIDRVKASLNAAGVSFVELGGVKPNPRDTLIYKGIEMVRANGVDFILAVGGGSVIDSSKGIAVGALYDGDFWDFYAKKLPVTKALPIGVVQTISAAGSEGSGDSVVTKEDGMLKRDIGADVIRPRFAVQNPALQCTLPAYQTACGITDIMAHVFERYFTNTLEVETTDRLCEALLITMLKEGPRAMAEPANYEARANIMWAGTVAHNGLVGCGRSQDWNSHAIEHELSGLYDCAHGAGLAVIMPAWMEYVVDHNVMRFAQMATRVFGCQMNFENPKATALEGIKAFRRFLHSIGMPINFAELGAKEEDIPKLVEKLNPGDGWGFVPLKAKDVTAIYTIAAHATLD; this is translated from the coding sequence ATGGATAACTTTAATTTCTATAGCCCCACGGAATTTGTATTTGGTAAAGACCGCGAAAATGAATGCGGAGAACTCGTAAAAAAGTATGGCGGCACCAAGGTGCTAATCCATTACGGTAGCGGTTCTGCAGTGCGTTCTGGGCTGATTGACCGCGTGAAGGCGTCGCTCAATGCTGCGGGCGTTTCATTTGTGGAACTTGGCGGCGTGAAGCCGAATCCGCGTGATACCTTGATTTACAAGGGCATCGAGATGGTGCGTGCGAACGGTGTTGATTTCATCCTTGCTGTGGGTGGAGGCTCCGTCATTGATAGTTCTAAGGGAATTGCTGTAGGTGCTCTTTACGATGGCGATTTTTGGGATTTCTATGCGAAAAAGTTGCCGGTCACAAAGGCGCTCCCGATTGGCGTGGTGCAGACGATTTCTGCAGCGGGTTCTGAAGGGAGTGGTGATTCTGTTGTGACAAAAGAAGACGGAATGCTTAAGCGCGATATTGGCGCTGATGTGATTCGTCCGAGATTTGCGGTGCAGAATCCGGCGTTACAGTGCACGTTGCCTGCTTACCAGACGGCTTGCGGTATTACGGACATTATGGCTCATGTTTTTGAACGCTACTTCACGAATACGCTCGAAGTCGAAACGACCGACCGCCTTTGCGAAGCTTTGCTCATTACGATGCTTAAGGAAGGCCCGCGCGCCATGGCCGAACCCGCCAATTACGAGGCTCGTGCGAACATCATGTGGGCGGGTACGGTAGCCCACAATGGCCTTGTGGGCTGTGGGCGCAGTCAGGACTGGAATAGCCACGCGATTGAACATGAGCTCTCGGGACTTTATGACTGCGCCCATGGCGCGGGGCTAGCAGTTATTATGCCTGCGTGGATGGAGTACGTGGTTGACCATAACGTGATGCGTTTTGCGCAGATGGCAACACGCGTTTTTGGTTGCCAAATGAACTTTGAAAATCCGAAAGCGACTGCGCTCGAAGGCATTAAGGCATTCCGTCGATTCTTGCATTCCATCGGCATGCCGATTAACTTTGCAGAGCTAGGCGCCAAGGAAGAAGACATCCCGAAGTTGGTCGAAAAACTGAACCCGGGCGACGGTTGGGGCTTTGTTCCGCTCAAGGCAAAGGACGTGACTGCTATTTATACGATTGCTGCGCATGCCACGCTAGATTAG
- a CDS encoding FISUMP domain-containing protein translates to MKLPFILFIAAGSLALTACDDVRVEKYPNGNVRFEATYVNDKKEGLEKEFYDDGTLKRESNYVNDRREGVTKEYYKDGTLQTELPYANGYIEGTVIRYHKNGKVATKAEYKQNKQIAFGETFNEDGTPATSGSYKDPRDGNSYEWIVIGDQLWTAENMNFATPSGAICAQCNHWGRLYDFQNAQKACLEGFHMPSKAEWQKLLKVAGKKPGVVLKAGYGWDPIKPESPIFGNGKDELGFGAKAGGAHFAKSDVAIKDRKFDEAGKKAYFWTSEGEVLVFFHDKDFAKFEKFDPNFGASLRCLKD, encoded by the coding sequence ATGAAACTACCATTTATTCTATTCATCGCGGCTGGTTCATTAGCCTTGACCGCATGTGACGATGTTCGTGTTGAAAAATACCCGAACGGGAACGTCCGCTTCGAAGCCACCTATGTCAACGACAAGAAGGAAGGCCTCGAAAAAGAATTCTATGATGACGGAACTCTCAAGCGCGAATCGAACTACGTGAACGACCGCCGCGAAGGTGTCACCAAGGAATACTACAAGGACGGCACACTCCAGACAGAACTTCCGTACGCCAACGGTTACATCGAAGGGACCGTTATCCGCTACCACAAGAATGGCAAGGTGGCCACCAAGGCTGAATACAAGCAAAATAAGCAAATTGCATTCGGCGAGACATTCAATGAAGACGGAACGCCAGCAACAAGCGGTAGCTACAAGGATCCGCGCGATGGAAACTCCTATGAATGGATTGTCATTGGAGACCAGCTCTGGACCGCAGAAAACATGAACTTCGCCACTCCGTCCGGTGCAATTTGTGCGCAATGCAATCACTGGGGCCGCCTCTATGATTTCCAGAACGCGCAAAAAGCATGCCTCGAAGGTTTCCACATGCCAAGCAAGGCCGAATGGCAAAAGCTCTTGAAAGTTGCAGGCAAAAAGCCAGGCGTTGTACTCAAGGCTGGTTACGGCTGGGATCCCATCAAGCCGGAATCTCCAATCTTTGGCAATGGCAAGGATGAACTCGGATTCGGCGCCAAAGCTGGCGGCGCCCATTTTGCCAAGAGCGATGTCGCCATCAAGGATCGCAAGTTTGACGAAGCGGGCAAGAAAGCTTACTTCTGGACAAGCGAAGGCGAAGTCCTCGTATTCTTCCACGACAAGGATTTCGCCAAGTTCGAAAAGTTCGACCCGAACTTCGGCGCTAGTCTCCGCTGCTTGAAAGACTAA